A stretch of the Hydra vulgaris chromosome 09, alternate assembly HydraT2T_AEP genome encodes the following:
- the LOC136085458 gene encoding tigger transposable element-derived protein 4-like, giving the protein MVRNRIKKTNKVAIPSETMKVAVNKVLEGTQLNVAARQFNIDRMTLKRYCHKKRLNPNEAFKPNYNNRQVFTAEDEKSLSSYLLIASKMNYGLSTRSTRLLAYEFALKNNNICPSSWIKNKIAGIDWLQGFMKRQPELSLRTPEATSFARSTAFNKHTVREFFQNLKTVRNRYKYNPNCIYNVDETGLTTVQKPVKVLAGRGSKQVGRITSAERGTLVTACCASNAIGNSIPPLFIFPRVKFHDYMIKEGPPGCVGFANPSGWMNSEIFIEWIKHFVKYSNCSQESPVLLLLDSHESHISVKGLELAIQHRITMISFPPHCSHKLQPLDRTVFGPLKRFYSSACDNWMVSNSRPMTIYDIVSIVREPYTKAFSPSNIQTGFRVAGIEPFNSEIFKDDEYLPSSVTDRAAPDTVTITPVNNMESEMIPAHVNHIESEITIVNIETSILNKVSTSVASIISPEVLKPYPKASARKKKVKSRQLKTRILTDTPVRNEIHLSKEKKILKQTKNQQKVSTKDKKETKNYLLRNKKQCKPKAA; this is encoded by the coding sequence ATGGTTagaaatagaattaaaaaaacaaataaagttgcTATACCAAGTGAAACAATGAAAGTAGctgttaataaagttttagaagGAACACAACTGAATGTTGCAGCACGTCAGTTTAACATAGATAGAATgactttaaaaagatattgtcaTAAAAAGAGGCTTAATCCAAATGAAGCTTTCAAGCCTAACTACAACAATAGACAAGTTTTTACAGCagaagatgaaaaaagtttatcaagttATTTACTAATTGCATCAAAAATGAACTATGGCCTTTCAACTAGGTCAACGCGATTATTGGCATAtgaatttgctttaaaaaacaataatatatgcCCATCATCAtggatcaaaaataaaattgcaggCATTGATTGGTTGCAAGGTTTTATGAAAAGACAACCAGAGTTGTCTCTACGAACACCTGAAGCAACGAGCTTCGCTCGATCAACAGCTTTTAACAAACACACTGTAAGagagttttttcaaaatcttaaaACGGTAAGAAATCGATATAAATATAATCCTAACtgtatatataatgttgatgaaactggTTTAACAACCGTTCAAAAGCCGGTAAAGGTTTTAGCTGGTAGAGGAAGCAAACAAGTTGGAAGAATCACATCTGCAGAACGAGGAACATTGGTAACTGCATGTTGTGCCTCTAATGCTATTGGAAATTCCATTCctccattatttatttttcctagGGTAAAGTTTCATGATTACATGATTAAGGAAGGACCTCCTGGATGTGTGGGATTTGCAAATCCTTCTGGTTGGATGAACTCAGAAATTTTCATAGAATGgattaaacattttgttaaatattcaaACTGTTCTCAGGAATCTCCAGTTTTGTTACTTCTCGACAGTCATGAAAGTCATATTTCTGTTAAAGGCTTGGAGCTTGCAATTCAACACAGAATTACAATGATAAGTTTTCCTCCCCATTGCAGCCATAAATTGCAGCCATTAGATAGAACTGTTTTTGGACCATTGAAAAGGTTTTACAGTTCTGCATGTGATAATTGGATGGTTTCAAACTCAAGACCAATGACCATTTATGATATTGTTTCAATAGTTCGAGAACCGTATACAAAAGCTTTCTCACCATCTAATATACAGACAGGATTTAGAGTAGCTGGCATTGAGCCATTCAATTCTGAAATTTTCAAAGATGACGAATATTTACCATCATCAGTTACAGATAGAGCTGCTCCAGATACAGTTACTATCACTCCTGTCAACAACATGGAATCTGAAATGATACCAGCACATGTTAATCACATAGAGTCTGAAATAACTATAGTAAATATTGaaacaagtattttaaataaagtgtcAACAAGTGTTGCTTCTATAATCTCACCTGAGGTTTTAAAACCTTACCCAAAAGCATCtgccagaaaaaaaaaagttaaaagtaggCAGTTAAAAACAAGGATCTTGACTGATACTCCTGTCAGAAATGAAATTCATTTgtcaaaagaaaagaaaattttgaagcaaaccaaaaatcaacaaaaagtcTCCACAAAAGATAAGAAAGAAACTAAGAATTACTTGCTtaggaataaaaaacaatgtaaaccAAAAGCTGCTTGA
- the LOC100213885 gene encoding chymotrypsinogen B isoform X2 has translation MVSVSKQFILLIVILSGLVNVWCGHKFSCGYTNYQGSRVISGVDAKNGAWPWQVLLSYNESPFCGGAIINPLWIVTASHCLIRSEPLEVKNLDVVVGATNFLQLEPSRNVYRIAKAIRHPVFSMSHLKNDIALLKLQKPLLFSNYIRPVCLPSLPPHTKSKCFVTGWGRKSRDYNSTMFPILQQAEMPIVNRNVCSIAMKRHATYNITSTSLCAGYGNATQSACHGDSGGPFVCYQNDRWELQGVVSWGSENCSELRDQYSIFANLFKLKDWVLKTISKN, from the exons ATGGTTAGTGTATCAAAACAATTCATACTACTGATTGTGATATTGAGTGGCTTAGTTAatgttt ggtgtGGACATAAATTTTCTTGTGGATATACAAACTATCAAGGAAGTCGAGTTATAAGCGGTGTAGATGCCAAAAATGGAGCTTGGCCGTGGCAGGTATTGTTATCGTACAATGAAAGTCCGTTTTGTGGTGGAGCAATAATTAATCCATTATGGATTGTTACTGCTTCTCATTGCTTAATAAGATCAGAACCCTTAGAAGTTAAAAACCTAGATGTCGT ggttggtgcaacaaattttttacagttaGAACCATCTCGTAATGTTTATCGAATTGCGAAAGCAATTAGACATCCAGTGTTTTCAATGTCGCATTTAAAAAACGATATCGCACTCTTAAAACTGCAGAAGCCACTTCTGTTTAGCAACTATATTCGCCCTGTGTGTTTACCATCATTGCCACCTCATACTAAATCTAAATGCTTTGTTACAG gttGGGGTCGAAAGAGTCGAGATTATAATTCGACAATGTTTCCGATTCTGCAACAAGCTGAAATGCCTATAGTTAACCGAAATGTGTGTTCCATTGCAATGAAG CGTCATGCTACGTACAACATCACTTCAACAAGTTTGTGTGCTGGATACGGAAATGCAACTCAAAGTGCTTGTCATGGAGACAGTGGTGGCCCATTTGTTTGTTACCAAAATGATCGGTGGGAATTGCAAGGAGTAGTAAGTTGGGGATCTGAAAACTGCAGTGAATTGCGTGACCAGTACTCAATTTTTGCTAACCTTTTTAAATTGAAAGACTGGGTTTTGAAGACAATATCAAAGAactag